Within the Photobacterium swingsii genome, the region GCAGTAATGGCAAAGTACCAGAGGCTGTGATGGAAGGAACAGGCCGCGCCATGCGTGTATCGCTATCGCGTGAAGTTGACGGCTTAGAAACTAACTTACCTTTCTTAGCAACGGTAGGCTCTATTAGCCCATATATCGGCTTGTTCGGTACTGTTTGGGGGATCATGCATGCCTTTATCGCCCTGGGTGCTGTAAAACAAGCAACACTTGCTATGGTTGCACCGGGTATTGCTGAAGCACTGGTTGCTACAGCGATGGGCCTGTTTGCTGCGATTCCAGCGGTTATGTTCTATAACAAGCTGACAAACCAAGTATCTAAGTTAGAGCACACTTACGCGACCTTTATGGAAGAGTTCTCTAGCATTTTGCACCGCCAAGCTTTCGCTGGTAATCAGGAGCAATAAGCCATGGCTTACCAACCTAAGAAACGTAAGATGACGGCTGAAATTAATGTCGTACCTTATATTGACGTCATGTTGGTACTGCTCATCATCTTTATGGTTACTGCACCTTTTGTGACCCAAGGGGTAGATGTCGAGTTACCTGGTACAACAACGGCAAAAACGGTTGCAGAGTTATCTAAAGATGACAGCGGTGCACCGATCATTATTGAAGTCGATCAACATGGCAATTTAGGGGTCAGCGTTAATAATGCTGATGTGATTCGTGGCCTTGATATGAACACCATGTTGACGCGTGTGCGTGCCGAATTGCAGTTAAACCCTAAATCAACCGTGTTAGTTGGCGGTGATAGCCGTGCACAATATGCTTACATCATAGAAACACTCGATGCGTTAAACCGTGCAGGTGTGGCTTCGGTAGGTCTAATGACTGAACCGTTAGAGCAGTAGGAGCCATAAAGCAGATGAGAAATAATAACTACAGCGTCGCTGTCATCGTTTCGTTATTACTTCATGCTTTACTACTTGTTGCGTTG harbors:
- the tolR gene encoding protein TolR — protein: MAYQPKKRKMTAEINVVPYIDVMLVLLIIFMVTAPFVTQGVDVELPGTTTAKTVAELSKDDSGAPIIIEVDQHGNLGVSVNNADVIRGLDMNTMLTRVRAELQLNPKSTVLVGGDSRAQYAYIIETLDALNRAGVASVGLMTEPLEQ
- the tolQ gene encoding protein TolQ, translating into MTAELSILDLFLQASLLVKIVMLILLGMSVVSWAMIIKRSQVLSEASSKALRFEDRFWSANDLSQLYQEVQARKDSLIGTEQIFYAGFKEFARLHRSNGKVPEAVMEGTGRAMRVSLSREVDGLETNLPFLATVGSISPYIGLFGTVWGIMHAFIALGAVKQATLAMVAPGIAEALVATAMGLFAAIPAVMFYNKLTNQVSKLEHTYATFMEEFSSILHRQAFAGNQEQ